From the genome of Streptomyces spinoverrucosus:
ACCGACGCGCACGTCACGATCGACGAGAGCGGCAAGGCACAGGGCAACTACGGCTGCAACCACTTCAGCGCGCAGGCCTCCTTCGACGGTGACCGCGTCCGGCTCGGCGACGCGACGGTGACCGAGATGGCCTGCGAGGACAAGCCCATGACCTTCGAGCAGAACCTCGCCCGCACCCTCGCCGACGGCCCCCTGAAGACCGAGGTCACCGGCAACAGCCTGACCCTCACCACGGACGCCGGCGACACCGTCCGCCTGACCGAGGAGAAGGCCGCCCCGCTGTACGGGACGAAGTGGACGGTCACGACCCTCGGCAAGGGCGGACCGGACGGCGTCGCCGAGCCCCTCCCCAAGGAGGCCGAGGGCAAGGCGCACCTCACCTTCGACAAGGCAGCGGGCACGGTCAGCGGCCGCCTCACCTGCAACAAGGTGAACGCCGAGGCCACCGTCCGCGACGGCCGCATCACCCTCGGCCCCGCGTCCACCACGCGCATGATGTGCGAAGCCTCACTCATGGCAACCGAAAAGCGTCTCCTGCGCCTCTTCGACGGCACCGTGAGCTACCGCCTGGAGCACCGCACCCTCACGCTGACCAGCGAAAACGGCGAGTCGGTGACGGCCGTCGCCGGGCAGTGATCCCTTACCGCCCGGTATCCCCAATTCGGACCAGTGGTCGACCTCGCCTACACTCGGTGGCGTGCCACGTGGTGACGGTCGACTCAATCACGATCTGCTTCCCGGCGAGAAAGGCCCCCAGGACGCCTGCGGCGTCTTCGGTGTCTGGGCTCCGGGCGAAGAGGTCGCAAAGCTCACGTACTTCGGGCTCTACGCCCTCCAGCATCGGGGCCAGGAATCCGCGGGAATCGCGGTCAGCAACGGCTCCCAGATCCTCGTCTTCAAGGACATGGGCCTGGTCTCGCAGGTCTTCGACGAGACCTCGCTCGGCTCCCTGCAGGGCCACATCGCGGTCGGCCACGCCCGCTACTCCACCACCGGCGCCTCGGTGTGGGAGAACGCCCAGCCGACGTTCCGTGCCACCGCGCACGGCTCCATCGCGCTCGGCCACAACGGCAACCTGGTCAACACCGCCCAGCTCGCCGAGATGGTCGCCGACCTGCCCAAGCAGGACGGCCGTACCACCCGGGTCGCCGCCACCAACGACACCGACCTGCTGACGGCCCTGCTGGCCGCCCAGGTCGACGCCGACGGCAAGCCGCTGACCGTCGAGGAAGCCGCCCCGGTCGTGCTCCCGCAGGTCAGGGGCGCCTTCAGCCTCGTCTTCATGAACGAGCACACCCTGTACGCCGCCCGCGACCCGCAGGGCATCCGCCCGCTGGTCCTGGGCCGCCTGGAGCGCGGCTGGGTCGTCGCCTCCGAGAGCGCCGCCCTCGACATCTGCGGCGCCAGCTTCGTCCGCGAGGTGGAGCCGGGCGAGTTCCTCGCCATCGACGAGAACGGCCTGCGCAGCTCCCGATTCGCGGACGCGAAGCCCAAGGGCTGTGTCTTCGAGTACGTGTACCTGGCCCGCCCCGACACCGACATCGCCGGCCGGAACGTGTACCTCTCCCGCGTCGAGATGGGCCGCCGCCTCGCCAAGGAGGCCCCCGTCGAGGCCGACCTGGTGATAGCGACCCCGGAGTCCGGCACCCCGGCCGCCATCGGCTACGCCGAGGCCTCCGGCATCCCGTTCGGTGCGGGTCTGGTGAAGAACGCGTACGTCGGCCGTACGTTCATCCAGCCCTCCCAGACCATTCGCCAGCTCGGTATCCGGCTGAAGCTGAACCCGCTGAAGGAAGTCATCAAGGGCAAGCGACTGGTCGTCGTCGACGACTCGATCGTGCGCGGAAACACCCAGCGCGCCCTGGTCCGCATGCTCCGCGAGGCCGGCGCCGCCGAGGTGCACATCCGGATCTCCTCGCCGCCCGTGAAGTGGCCCTGCTTCTTCGGCATCGACTTCGCCACCCGCGCCGAGCTCATCGCCAACGGCATGACCATCGACGAGATCGGCACCTCGCTCGGCGCCGACTCCCTGGCGTACATCTCCATCGACGGCATGATCGAGGCGACCACCATCGCCAAGCCGAACCTGTGCCGCGCCTGCTTCGACGGCGAGTACCCGATGGAGCTCCCGGACCCCGAGCTGCTGGGCAAGCAGCTCCTGGAGACCGAGCTCGCCGCCGGTCCCGCCGCCACGGCCGCCACCGACGCCATCCGTCGCCCGTAGGGCGCCCGCGTCACCTGCCGTACGACACGAAGGTTCTCAAAGCCATGTCTGAGACAACTGGTGCCAGCTACGCAGCCGCGGGCGTCGACATCGAAGCGGGCGACCGCGCGGTCGAGCTGATGAAGGAGTGGGTGAAGAAGACGCAGCGCCCCGAGGTCCTCGGCGGCCTCGGCGGCTTCGCCGGCCTCTTCGACGCCTCCGCCCTCAAGCGCTACGAGCGCCCGCTGCTCGCTTCCGCCACGGATGGCGTCGGCACCAAGGTCGACGTCGCCCGCCAGCTGGGCGTGTACGACACGATCGGC
Proteins encoded in this window:
- a CDS encoding META domain-containing protein; protein product: MYRQKQRITLTAALALLPLAAACGSEQAGSTTADARKPVTGVHWAVDSVTVDGKQHKAPTDAHVTIDESGKAQGNYGCNHFSAQASFDGDRVRLGDATVTEMACEDKPMTFEQNLARTLADGPLKTEVTGNSLTLTTDAGDTVRLTEEKAAPLYGTKWTVTTLGKGGPDGVAEPLPKEAEGKAHLTFDKAAGTVSGRLTCNKVNAEATVRDGRITLGPASTTRMMCEASLMATEKRLLRLFDGTVSYRLEHRTLTLTSENGESVTAVAGQ
- the purF gene encoding amidophosphoribosyltransferase, with protein sequence MPRGDGRLNHDLLPGEKGPQDACGVFGVWAPGEEVAKLTYFGLYALQHRGQESAGIAVSNGSQILVFKDMGLVSQVFDETSLGSLQGHIAVGHARYSTTGASVWENAQPTFRATAHGSIALGHNGNLVNTAQLAEMVADLPKQDGRTTRVAATNDTDLLTALLAAQVDADGKPLTVEEAAPVVLPQVRGAFSLVFMNEHTLYAARDPQGIRPLVLGRLERGWVVASESAALDICGASFVREVEPGEFLAIDENGLRSSRFADAKPKGCVFEYVYLARPDTDIAGRNVYLSRVEMGRRLAKEAPVEADLVIATPESGTPAAIGYAEASGIPFGAGLVKNAYVGRTFIQPSQTIRQLGIRLKLNPLKEVIKGKRLVVVDDSIVRGNTQRALVRMLREAGAAEVHIRISSPPVKWPCFFGIDFATRAELIANGMTIDEIGTSLGADSLAYISIDGMIEATTIAKPNLCRACFDGEYPMELPDPELLGKQLLETELAAGPAATAATDAIRRP